One part of the Pelodiscus sinensis isolate JC-2024 chromosome 16, ASM4963464v1, whole genome shotgun sequence genome encodes these proteins:
- the PTX4 gene encoding pentraxin-4 isoform X1 — MRWARKMLPVCLLLAAGCLPGSLSQEARTGEPRKPFFERVRRLEEQFRRFQEVTLRHLQGIAGNYNISYNIDTRFRHLAAQHDTVTAALNASHAALQEDLGPMKTWMKKLQKRTKKLASKLSSLAGSLGDSRKQSSGERLQQSALLSNLTLQTAGHTAELAALRASSNTLQSQLESLQEASRSQGTQMEVLEQRLKHMLHKEALASGHQKLATAQELNQTPQDKQPEAGGSQGPGVKLKAKRRQRKKLLAQQLLAQAANRGLQSSLARGSQTPGPETPTMPEPQAARPPPRSTTQISYEPLWPPAPENLGTLCNVGSMLLFPNASTENFAAFGQAFRTGLHELSACGWVSTPARSLGTILSYATEENDNKLVLHGRNTAPPGAIHFVIGDPAFRELPVGRLLDGRWHHVCVIWSSLQGKFWFYVDRRLAALGSRFQEGYEIPPGGSLILGQEQDMVGGGFDPSEAFVGRLAGFAIWDRALTPGEVSSIATGKGLPRGVILSLADVSSLNGWVQKVNCTCLEHCV, encoded by the exons ATGCGCTGGGCAAGGAAAATGCTGCCCGTCTGCCTTCTCCTTGCTGCCGGGTGTCTGCCGGGGAGCCTGTCGCAGGAGGCCAGGACCGGGGAGCCGAGGAAGCCGTTCTTTGAAAGGGTCAGGAGACTCGAGGAGCAG TTTCGCCGGTTTCAGGAGGTGACCCTGCGACACCTCCAGGGGATCGCCGGGAACTACAACATTTCCTACAACATCGACACTCGGTTCCGGCACCTGGCGGCTCAGCACGACACCGTCACAGCTGCCCTCAATGCCTCGCACGCCGCCCTGCAGGAGGACCTGGGCCCTATGAAAACCTGGATGAAGAAGCTACAGAAAAGAACCAAGAAGTTGGCTTCCAAGCTCTCGTCTCTGGCTGGGTCCCTGGGCGACAGCCGCAAGCAGAGCTCCGGGGAGAGACTCCAGCAGAGCGCCCTCCTGTCCAACCTGACTCTGCAGACCGCCGGCCACACGGCAGAGCTCGCCGCCCTGCGTGCCAGCAGCAACACCctgcagagccagctggagagcctGCAGGAGGCCAGCAGGAGCCAGGGAACCCAGATGGAGGTGCTGGAGCAGCGGCTAAAGCACATGCTGCACAAGGAGGCCCTGGCATCTGGGCACCAGAAGCTGGCCACAGCCCAGGAACTGAACCAGACGCCCCAGGACAAGCAGCCggaggcaggggggagccagggCCCCGGCGTGAAGCTGAAGGCCAAGCGCAGGCAAAGGAAGAAGCTCCTGGCCCAGCAgctcctggcccaggctgcaaacagggggctgcagagcagcctggccCGTGGCAGTCAGACCCCCGGCCCAGAGACACCCACCATGCCTGAGCCACAAGCTGCCAGGCCACCGCCCCGCAGCACGACCCAGATCTCCTACGAGCCGCTGTGGCCACCAGCACCCGAGAACCTAGGCACAC TCTGCAACGTGGGTTCCATGCTGCTTTTCCCCAACGCCTCCACGGAGAACTTCGCCGCCTTCGGCCAGGCCTTCCGGACCGGCCTGCACGAGCTGTCGGCCTGCGGCTGGGTGAGCACCCCCGCTCGCTCCCTGGGCACCATCCTCTCCTACGCCACGGAGGAGAACGACAACAAGCTGGTCCTGCACGGCCGGAACACGGCCCCCCCGGGGGCCATCCACTTCGTCATCGGCGACCCGGCCTTCCGGGAGCTGCCGGTCGGGCGGCTGCTGGACGGCCGATGGCACCACGTGTGTGTCATCTGGTCCTCCCTCCAGGGCAAGTTCTGGTTCTACGTGGACAGGAGACTGGCGGCTCTGGGCTCCCGCTTCCAGGAGGGCTACGAGATCCCCCCCGGCGGGTCGCTCATTCTGGGTCAGGAGCAGGACATGGTGGGGGGCGGCTTTGACCCCTCGGAAGCCTTTGTGGGGCGCCTGGCCGGCTTTGCCATCTGGGACCGGGCTCTGACGCCCGGGGAGGTGTCCAGCATAGCCACGGGGAAGGGGCTGCCCCGGGGGGTCATCCTGAGCCTGGCTGATGTCTCCTCTCTCAATGGATGGGTGCAGAAAGTGAACTGCACCTGCCTGGAACACTGTGTGTAA
- the PTX4 gene encoding pentraxin-4 isoform X2 — translation MRWARKMLPVCLLLAAGCLPGSLSQEARTGEPRKPFFERVRRLEEQFRRFQEVTLRHLQGIAGNYNISYNIDTRFRHLAAQHDTVTAALNASHAALQEDLGPMKTWMKKLQKRTKKLASKLSSLAGSLGDSRKQSSGERLQQSALLSNLTLQTAGHTAELAALRASSNTLQSQLESLQEASRSQGTQMEVLEQRLKHMLHKEALASGHQKLATAQELNQTPQDKQPEAGGSQGPGVKLKAKRRQRKKLLAQQLLAQAANRGLQSSLARGSQTPGPETPTMPEPQAARPPPRSTTQISYEPLWPPAPENLGTPPGAGSLLFLRHLQGSVNSSSSSCLISLRPPALGLQRGFHAAFPQRLHGELRRLRPGLPDRPARAVGLRLGEHPRSLPGHHPLLRHGGERQQAGPARPEHGPPGGHPLRHRRPGLPGAAGRAAAGRPMAPRVCHLVLPPGQVLVLRGQETGGSGLPLPGGLRDPPRRVAHSGSGAGHGGGRL, via the exons ATGCGCTGGGCAAGGAAAATGCTGCCCGTCTGCCTTCTCCTTGCTGCCGGGTGTCTGCCGGGGAGCCTGTCGCAGGAGGCCAGGACCGGGGAGCCGAGGAAGCCGTTCTTTGAAAGGGTCAGGAGACTCGAGGAGCAG TTTCGCCGGTTTCAGGAGGTGACCCTGCGACACCTCCAGGGGATCGCCGGGAACTACAACATTTCCTACAACATCGACACTCGGTTCCGGCACCTGGCGGCTCAGCACGACACCGTCACAGCTGCCCTCAATGCCTCGCACGCCGCCCTGCAGGAGGACCTGGGCCCTATGAAAACCTGGATGAAGAAGCTACAGAAAAGAACCAAGAAGTTGGCTTCCAAGCTCTCGTCTCTGGCTGGGTCCCTGGGCGACAGCCGCAAGCAGAGCTCCGGGGAGAGACTCCAGCAGAGCGCCCTCCTGTCCAACCTGACTCTGCAGACCGCCGGCCACACGGCAGAGCTCGCCGCCCTGCGTGCCAGCAGCAACACCctgcagagccagctggagagcctGCAGGAGGCCAGCAGGAGCCAGGGAACCCAGATGGAGGTGCTGGAGCAGCGGCTAAAGCACATGCTGCACAAGGAGGCCCTGGCATCTGGGCACCAGAAGCTGGCCACAGCCCAGGAACTGAACCAGACGCCCCAGGACAAGCAGCCggaggcaggggggagccagggCCCCGGCGTGAAGCTGAAGGCCAAGCGCAGGCAAAGGAAGAAGCTCCTGGCCCAGCAgctcctggcccaggctgcaaacagggggctgcagagcagcctggccCGTGGCAGTCAGACCCCCGGCCCAGAGACACCCACCATGCCTGAGCCACAAGCTGCCAGGCCACCGCCCCGCAGCACGACCCAGATCTCCTACGAGCCGCTGTGGCCACCAGCACCCGAGAACCTAGGCACAC CGCCTGGAGCAGGGTCTTTGCTGTTCCTGCGTCACCTCCAGGGCTCTGTGAattcctcgtcctcctcctgccTGATCTCCCTGCGGCCGCCAGCGCTCGG TCTGCAACGTGGGTTCCATGCTGCTTTTCCCCAACGCCTCCACGGAGAACTTCGCCGCCTTCGGCCAGGCCTTCCGGACCGGCCTGCACGAGCTGTCGGCCTGCGGCTGGGTGAGCACCCCCGCTCGCTCCCTGGGCACCATCCTCTCCTACGCCACGGAGGAGAACGACAACAAGCTGGTCCTGCACGGCCGGAACACGGCCCCCCCGGGGGCCATCCACTTCGTCATCGGCGACCCGGCCTTCCGGGAGCTGCCGGTCGGGCGGCTGCTGGACGGCCGATGGCACCACGTGTGTGTCATCTGGTCCTCCCTCCAGGGCAAGTTCTGGTTCTACGTGGACAGGAGACTGGCGGCTCTGGGCTCCCGCTTCCAGGAGGGCTACGAGATCCCCCCCGGCGGGTCGCTCATTCTGGGTCAGGAGCAGGACATGGTGGGGGGCGGCTTTGA